The Endozoicomonas montiporae CL-33 genome contains a region encoding:
- the dnaE gene encoding DNA polymerase III subunit alpha — MSARFIHLRLHTEFSLSDGLVRVKPLIKAASAAGFPAIAVTDQSNLCSLVKFYSGAQGAGVKPISGADLWVSNSDPELEPVRLVLLSMNEKGYRNLTELISQSFLENQVHGRAIVKREWIREKSEGLIALSGAKDGDVGQAIINGNEELAEQLLTEWMDVFPDRYYLELHRTNRTGDEECVHGSVALASKLGCPVVATNDVMFLTREEFEAHESRVCIGESMTLDDPRRIKRYSEEQYLKSEDEMIELFSDIPEAIENSVEIARRCSVYVHLGEYFLPEFPVPEGMTMDDYFRKFSHDGLTERLQFILKPDDPEYAEKEKIYRDRLDFELDIILQMGFPGYFLIVMDFIQWSKNNGIPVGPGRGSGAGSLVAYAQKITDLDPIEYDLLFERFLNPERVSMPDFDVDFCMDGRDRVIDYVARTYGRNAVSQIITFGTMAAKAVVRDVARVQGKSFGLADKLSKLIPFEVGMTLNKAYEQEGMLRDFLEGDEQAREIWEMALKLEGVTRNVGKHAGGVVIAPTKLTDFAPLYCDEHGQGVVTQYDKNDVESAGLVKFDFLGLRTLTIIDWALKMINPRRQQRGEEPLDIMQIDLEDKTSYDMLKRAETTAVFQLESRGMKDLIKRLLPDCFEDIIALVALFRPGPLQSGMVDNFINRKHGREELSFPDAQYQHEWLQPILQPTYGIILYQEQVMQIAQVLAGYTLGGADMLRRAMGKKKPEEMAKQRSIFEEGAIKQGIDGELAMKIFDLVEKFAGYGFNKSHSAAYALVSYQTLWLKAHYPAEFMAAVMSSDMQNTDKVVTFIEECRDMGLTVLPPNVNSGEYMFGVNDDGHIVYGLGAIKGVGEGPIEAIVEARQQGGDFKDLFDFCERADAKRINKRVLEALIRSGALDLMGPRPGAKKALNFNRAVLEASQTEAIKAADQAAKSFDSGHTDLFGALVPAGEENVYDSYHSVTEWTDKLRLNGEKDTLGLYLTGHPIDEYEQEIKHFIRNRIKDLQPARGSSQNIAGLIVAMRVMKNKRGDKMCFITLDDRTGRIEVSIFADVFEQFHELLKMDAVIVVEGEVSHDDYSGSLKVRTKKILNIVDARSHYARQIVLNLAVEQVDRGFNQRLSGLLQQHPGRLPVQIDYCRNDASASLVLGEQWNVSPSDDLVASLRQWLGKEAAKIEYR; from the coding sequence ATGTCCGCACGTTTTATACACCTGAGATTGCACACTGAATTTTCCCTGAGTGATGGCTTGGTTCGGGTCAAACCCTTAATCAAGGCTGCCTCGGCGGCGGGTTTTCCTGCCATTGCGGTGACGGACCAGTCGAATCTGTGCTCACTGGTGAAGTTTTACAGTGGCGCCCAGGGGGCGGGTGTTAAACCCATCAGCGGAGCCGATTTGTGGGTCTCCAACAGTGATCCGGAACTGGAGCCGGTTCGTTTGGTGCTGCTGTCCATGAACGAGAAGGGTTACCGTAACCTCACCGAACTGATCTCTCAGTCTTTTCTGGAAAACCAGGTGCATGGCAGGGCTATCGTCAAACGTGAGTGGATCCGGGAGAAATCGGAAGGCTTGATTGCCCTGTCGGGTGCCAAAGACGGTGATGTCGGGCAGGCGATTATTAATGGTAATGAAGAACTGGCTGAGCAGTTGCTAACGGAATGGATGGATGTTTTTCCGGACCGTTATTATCTGGAGCTGCATCGTACCAACCGAACCGGTGATGAAGAGTGCGTGCACGGTTCTGTCGCGCTGGCGTCGAAGCTCGGTTGTCCGGTGGTGGCGACCAATGATGTGATGTTCCTGACTCGTGAGGAATTTGAAGCTCACGAATCCAGAGTGTGTATCGGTGAGAGCATGACGCTGGACGACCCTCGCCGTATTAAGCGTTACAGTGAAGAACAGTACCTCAAATCTGAAGATGAGATGATTGAACTGTTCTCGGACATTCCTGAAGCGATTGAGAACAGTGTCGAAATTGCCCGCCGCTGTTCGGTGTATGTGCATCTGGGTGAATACTTCCTGCCGGAATTTCCGGTGCCGGAAGGCATGACCATGGATGACTATTTCCGCAAGTTTTCCCACGATGGTCTGACCGAGCGTCTGCAGTTTATTCTGAAGCCGGATGATCCTGAATACGCCGAAAAAGAAAAGATCTACCGGGATCGCCTTGATTTTGAGCTGGATATTATCTTGCAGATGGGATTTCCGGGTTACTTCCTGATCGTAATGGACTTTATCCAGTGGTCCAAAAACAATGGTATTCCAGTGGGACCGGGGCGGGGTTCCGGTGCCGGTTCTCTGGTGGCTTATGCCCAGAAGATTACCGACCTCGACCCGATTGAATATGACCTGCTGTTTGAGCGATTCCTGAACCCTGAACGGGTTTCCATGCCTGACTTTGACGTTGACTTCTGTATGGATGGACGGGATCGGGTAATTGATTACGTGGCCCGGACCTATGGTCGTAATGCGGTTTCCCAGATCATCACCTTCGGTACCATGGCGGCCAAAGCGGTAGTACGTGACGTGGCAAGGGTGCAGGGGAAGTCCTTTGGTCTGGCTGATAAGTTGTCCAAGCTGATTCCCTTTGAAGTCGGCATGACCCTGAACAAAGCCTATGAGCAGGAAGGCATGTTGCGCGACTTTCTCGAGGGTGATGAGCAAGCGCGTGAAATCTGGGAAATGGCGCTCAAACTCGAAGGTGTGACCCGGAACGTTGGCAAGCACGCGGGTGGTGTGGTGATTGCTCCCACCAAGCTGACCGACTTTGCGCCTTTGTATTGTGATGAGCACGGTCAGGGCGTGGTGACCCAGTACGATAAGAACGATGTGGAATCGGCGGGTCTGGTTAAGTTTGACTTTCTGGGTTTGCGAACCCTGACCATCATCGACTGGGCGCTGAAGATGATCAACCCCCGTCGTCAGCAACGGGGTGAAGAACCGCTGGATATTATGCAGATCGATCTGGAAGACAAGACTTCCTACGATATGCTCAAGCGTGCCGAAACCACAGCGGTCTTTCAGCTGGAATCGCGGGGTATGAAAGACCTGATCAAACGACTTCTGCCCGACTGTTTTGAAGACATTATCGCACTGGTGGCTCTGTTCCGTCCGGGGCCTTTGCAGTCAGGCATGGTGGACAACTTCATTAACCGTAAGCACGGTCGGGAAGAGTTATCGTTCCCCGATGCCCAGTACCAGCACGAATGGCTGCAACCCATACTGCAACCCACCTATGGCATTATCCTGTATCAGGAGCAGGTCATGCAGATTGCCCAGGTGCTGGCAGGTTATACCCTTGGTGGTGCGGACATGCTACGCCGGGCCATGGGTAAGAAAAAGCCGGAAGAAATGGCCAAGCAGCGCTCCATCTTCGAGGAAGGTGCCATCAAGCAGGGCATTGATGGCGAGCTGGCCATGAAAATCTTCGACCTGGTGGAAAAGTTCGCCGGTTATGGTTTTAACAAGTCCCACTCGGCTGCCTATGCGTTGGTGTCCTATCAGACGCTGTGGCTGAAAGCCCATTATCCCGCCGAATTTATGGCAGCGGTGATGAGTTCCGATATGCAAAATACCGATAAAGTGGTGACCTTTATCGAAGAGTGTCGGGATATGGGGTTGACCGTGTTACCGCCGAACGTGAACAGCGGTGAATATATGTTCGGTGTGAACGACGATGGTCACATTGTTTACGGCCTTGGTGCGATTAAAGGGGTGGGCGAAGGACCTATTGAGGCCATTGTCGAAGCCCGTCAGCAAGGTGGTGACTTTAAGGATTTGTTTGATTTCTGCGAACGAGCGGATGCCAAGCGCATTAATAAACGCGTGCTGGAAGCTTTGATTCGTTCGGGCGCTCTGGATCTGATGGGCCCCAGACCCGGTGCGAAGAAAGCTCTGAACTTTAATCGTGCGGTGCTCGAAGCCAGTCAGACAGAAGCCATTAAGGCTGCCGATCAGGCTGCAAAGAGTTTTGACTCCGGACACACTGACTTGTTTGGTGCTCTGGTGCCTGCCGGTGAAGAGAATGTGTACGACAGTTATCACTCGGTGACAGAGTGGACGGATAAACTGCGTCTGAACGGTGAAAAAGACACCCTTGGGCTTTATCTTACCGGCCATCCTATTGATGAGTACGAGCAGGAAATTAAACACTTCATCCGAAACCGGATCAAGGACTTGCAGCCTGCCCGGGGATCTTCCCAGAATATTGCCGGTTTGATCGTGGCGATGCGAGTGATGAAAAACAAGCGTGGTGACAAAATGTGTTTTATCACGCTGGATGACCGGACAGGGCGGATTGAGGTCTCTATTTTTGCCGATGTGTTTGAGCAGTTCCATGAACTGTTGAAAATGGATGCGGTGATTGTGGTTGAGGGCGAAGTGTCCCATGATGACTATTCAGGCAGCTTGAAGGTAAGAACCAAAAAAATCCTTAATATTGTGGATGCCCGCAGTCATTATGCTCGACAGATTGTATTGAATCTGGCCGTTGAGCAGGTAGATAGAGGGTTTAATCAGCGTCTGTCAGGTCTGCTACAACAACATCCGGGGCGACTACCGGTGCAGATTGACTACTGCCGGAACGATGCGTCGGCCAGTCTGGTTCTGGGTGAACAATGGAATGTCAGTCCGAGTGATGACCTTGTAGCCAGCTTGCGGCAGTGGTTAGGTAAAGAGGCCGCGAAAATCGAATATCGCTGA
- the accA gene encoding acetyl-CoA carboxylase carboxyl transferase subunit alpha — MNPNYLEFEQPIAELEAKIEELRLVSSDAELNITEEISNLQEKCNTLTQQIFSDLSPWQVAQLARHPRRPYTLDYIGHLFTEFDELHGDRHFADDPSIVGGMARLNGRPVMVIGHQKGREIEEKVRRNFGMPKPEGYRKACRLMEMAERFNMPILTFIDTPGAYPGIGAEERGQSEAIAYNLAVMSRLKVPVISTVIGEGGSGGALAIGVCDSLIMMGYSTYSVISPEGCASILWKKAEYASVAAEAMGVTAERLKELGLVDHLVPEPLGGAHRSQAVAAASLGEVLGAELDRLCELDIDTLLDQRYKRIRYYGSV; from the coding sequence ATGAACCCGAATTATCTGGAATTTGAACAGCCGATCGCTGAACTGGAAGCGAAAATCGAAGAGCTGCGTCTGGTCAGCAGTGATGCAGAACTGAATATTACGGAAGAAATCAGCAATCTGCAGGAGAAGTGTAACACTCTGACCCAGCAGATTTTTTCTGACCTGTCGCCCTGGCAAGTGGCCCAGCTGGCTCGTCATCCCCGTCGTCCCTACACGCTGGATTACATCGGGCATTTGTTTACCGAGTTTGATGAACTTCATGGCGACCGGCACTTCGCCGATGATCCGTCCATTGTTGGTGGTATGGCCCGTTTGAATGGTCGTCCGGTGATGGTGATTGGTCATCAGAAAGGGCGGGAAATCGAAGAAAAGGTGCGTCGTAATTTCGGGATGCCCAAGCCGGAAGGTTATCGTAAAGCCTGCCGTCTGATGGAAATGGCCGAACGTTTCAATATGCCGATTCTGACCTTTATCGATACGCCGGGTGCCTATCCGGGCATTGGTGCGGAAGAGCGGGGGCAGAGTGAAGCCATTGCCTATAATCTGGCCGTCATGTCCCGGTTGAAAGTGCCGGTGATCTCTACGGTCATTGGTGAAGGTGGTTCCGGTGGGGCTCTGGCGATTGGTGTCTGTGATTCTCTGATCATGATGGGCTATTCCACCTATTCCGTAATATCGCCGGAAGGCTGCGCCTCGATTCTGTGGAAAAAAGCAGAATACGCATCAGTGGCTGCCGAAGCCATGGGTGTAACCGCTGAACGCCTGAAAGAGCTGGGTCTGGTGGACCATTTGGTGCCTGAGCCTTTGGGTGGAGCGCATCGCAGTCAGGCGGTGGCAGCAGCCAGTCTGGGTGAAGTGCTCGGTGCCGAGCTGGATCGACTGTGTGAACTGGATATCGACACTCTGCTGGATCAGCGCTACAAGCGTATCAGGTACTACGGTTCTGTTTAA
- the tilS gene encoding tRNA lysidine(34) synthetase TilS, with product MSLSSESSLKQALSPLVASVCSAIESFTDCSSTFSLPSPHFVVAFSGGVDSTVLLHAMVRLRDAGVIHSLSAIHVHHGLSINADSWAEHCEHLCRQWQVPLTVRQVDISEASGDGVEQAARVMRYRVFEECLSEQGCLLQGHHRDDQAETLLFRLFRGSGLDGLAGIPVNRSLGTGQLLRPLLSVSKAAIEAYAAEYQLGHIEDESNTDQRFARNYLRQSLVPEIERRWPGVSERLAALSREVQAVQESMQQAVTAAAESVLVAAPAYWNAGQVIQIDSLLALPDHMAMRVVRYWLKQKGLLMPDRSLLETLLTEVVHCREDAEPEMKLGDYAIRRFSGYLVLVPVLQPFGTAVIEWACEDQPELMVPASGRIVLSDNVARRFKTVSVRFRHNLPESSKIRVAGRQGSKSVKRWLQDYRVPPWLRDRVPFLYFNDEMVCAAGLWQCDSEALNRQGTPLDINAISIVAYWQFDPYEGRY from the coding sequence ATGTCCCTGTCTTCTGAATCTTCCTTGAAACAGGCGCTTTCACCACTGGTGGCAAGTGTCTGTTCTGCGATTGAATCATTCACCGATTGTTCCTCAACATTTTCCTTGCCGTCGCCTCACTTTGTTGTTGCCTTCAGTGGAGGGGTGGATTCTACCGTTCTGCTGCATGCAATGGTGCGATTGCGTGATGCCGGTGTCATTCATTCTTTGTCTGCCATTCATGTTCATCATGGCCTGAGTATTAATGCGGACAGTTGGGCTGAACACTGTGAGCATCTTTGCCGGCAATGGCAGGTGCCCTTGACGGTTCGGCAGGTTGATATCAGTGAAGCCTCTGGCGATGGTGTAGAGCAGGCTGCCCGTGTTATGCGCTACCGGGTCTTTGAAGAGTGTCTGTCGGAGCAGGGCTGCCTGTTGCAGGGGCATCATCGGGACGATCAGGCGGAAACCCTGCTGTTCCGGTTGTTTCGTGGCTCCGGTCTGGATGGTCTGGCCGGTATCCCTGTGAATCGCTCTCTTGGAACAGGGCAATTGCTCAGACCTTTGTTGTCCGTATCCAAGGCGGCGATTGAAGCTTATGCAGCCGAGTATCAGCTCGGTCATATTGAAGATGAGTCCAATACAGATCAGCGTTTTGCCCGAAACTATCTGCGGCAGAGTCTGGTACCGGAGATTGAGCGACGCTGGCCCGGCGTTTCGGAACGTCTTGCAGCACTGTCCCGCGAGGTTCAGGCCGTTCAGGAAAGTATGCAGCAGGCGGTCACCGCTGCCGCAGAATCGGTGCTGGTGGCTGCGCCAGCCTACTGGAATGCCGGACAGGTTATTCAAATTGACTCATTGCTGGCGTTGCCGGATCACATGGCAATGCGGGTCGTGCGTTACTGGCTGAAGCAGAAAGGCCTGTTGATGCCGGATCGTTCACTGCTGGAAACTCTGTTGACAGAGGTGGTTCACTGTCGTGAAGATGCCGAGCCCGAGATGAAACTGGGTGATTATGCGATTCGTCGCTTTAGCGGTTATCTTGTCCTTGTACCGGTTTTGCAGCCTTTCGGCACCGCTGTGATTGAGTGGGCGTGTGAGGATCAGCCTGAGCTGATGGTGCCTGCTTCTGGCCGGATTGTTTTGTCAGACAACGTAGCCCGACGATTCAAGACAGTGTCGGTTCGTTTTCGCCACAATCTGCCTGAGAGCTCGAAAATAAGAGTGGCAGGCAGGCAGGGGAGTAAGTCGGTTAAACGGTGGTTGCAGGATTACCGGGTGCCGCCGTGGCTGAGAGACCGGGTGCCCTTTCTTTATTTTAATGATGAGATGGTGTGTGCAGCCGGACTCTGGCAGTGCGATTCTGAAGCGTTAAACAGGCAGGGAACACCGTTAGATATTAATGCTATAAGCATTGTGGCTTATTGGCAGTTTGATCCTTATGAAGGTCGGTATTGA
- a CDS encoding CTP synthase — MTRYIFVTGGVVSSLGKGIASASLAAILEARGLKVTMLKLDPYINVDPGTMSPFQHGEVFVTEDGAETDLDLGHYERFIRTTMKQGNNFTSGRIYQDVLRKERRGDYLGGTVQVIPHITDEIKRRVVQGAGDADIAMVEVGGTVGDIESQPFLEAIRQLKVELGSSRAMLMHLTLVPYIKTAGETKTKPTQHSVKELRSIGLQPDILVCRSEQFIEASARRKISLFTNVEERAVISLEDADTIYRIPEMLHDQGLDQYVVDQLRLDCPPADLAEWADVVDRDLNPEKEVTIAMVGKYMELLDAYKSLIEAVKHAGLKTRTKVNIRYIDSEVLEQEGLSRLEGVSAILVPGGFGHRGVEGKIEAVRHARENNIPFLGICLGMQVAVIEYARNVAGLKGANSTEFDSKAEHPVVGLITEWLDAEGQVETRTEQSDLGGTMRLGAQDCNLTAGTHAHSAYGADMITERHRHRYEVNNNYVGQLEKAGLVIAGRSVDNALVEMVEAPNHPWFVACQFHPEFTSTPRYGHGLFTAFIEAALKHQDQ; from the coding sequence ATGACGCGTTATATTTTCGTCACAGGTGGTGTTGTTTCCTCACTGGGTAAAGGCATTGCCTCCGCATCTCTGGCCGCCATCCTTGAGGCACGAGGCCTGAAGGTGACGATGCTCAAGCTGGATCCTTACATCAATGTCGATCCCGGCACGATGAGCCCGTTCCAGCACGGTGAAGTATTTGTCACTGAAGACGGTGCTGAAACCGACCTTGACCTGGGTCACTACGAGCGTTTTATCCGCACCACCATGAAACAGGGTAATAACTTTACCTCTGGTCGTATTTATCAGGACGTACTGCGTAAAGAGCGTCGTGGTGATTATCTCGGTGGCACCGTTCAGGTAATTCCTCATATCACCGATGAAATCAAGCGCCGTGTGGTGCAGGGTGCCGGTGATGCTGATATCGCTATGGTTGAAGTGGGTGGTACCGTGGGCGATATCGAATCGCAGCCGTTCCTGGAAGCCATCCGCCAGTTGAAAGTAGAGCTGGGTTCCAGCCGCGCTATGCTGATGCATCTGACTCTGGTGCCTTATATCAAAACAGCCGGTGAGACCAAAACCAAGCCAACCCAGCACTCGGTGAAAGAGTTGCGTTCCATTGGTCTGCAGCCAGACATTCTGGTGTGCCGCAGTGAACAGTTCATTGAGGCCTCTGCCCGACGCAAGATTTCCCTGTTTACCAACGTTGAAGAGCGTGCGGTTATCTCTCTGGAAGATGCTGATACTATCTATCGCATTCCGGAAATGCTGCACGATCAGGGGCTGGATCAGTACGTTGTTGATCAGCTGCGCCTGGATTGCCCTCCGGCCGATCTGGCTGAATGGGCGGATGTTGTTGATCGTGACCTGAACCCTGAAAAAGAAGTGACCATTGCCATGGTGGGCAAGTACATGGAGCTTCTGGATGCCTACAAGTCCCTGATTGAAGCCGTTAAACACGCTGGTCTGAAGACTCGTACCAAGGTAAACATCCGTTACATCGATTCAGAAGTTCTCGAGCAGGAAGGTCTGAGTCGTCTGGAAGGGGTGAGCGCCATTCTGGTGCCGGGTGGCTTCGGTCATCGCGGTGTGGAAGGCAAGATCGAAGCTGTTCGTCACGCCCGTGAAAACAATATTCCTTTCCTGGGTATTTGTCTGGGTATGCAGGTGGCTGTGATCGAGTACGCTCGTAACGTTGCAGGTCTGAAAGGTGCGAACAGTACCGAGTTTGACAGCAAGGCCGAGCATCCGGTGGTGGGCCTGATTACTGAATGGCTGGACGCGGAAGGTCAGGTCGAGACCCGTACCGAACAGTCTGATCTGGGTGGTACCATGCGTCTGGGTGCGCAGGACTGTAATCTGACAGCGGGTACCCACGCTCACAGCGCTTACGGTGCTGATATGATCACCGAGCGTCATCGTCATCGTTATGAAGTGAACAACAATTATGTCGGTCAGCTGGAAAAGGCTGGTCTGGTGATTGCGGGTCGCTCTGTGGATAACGCTCTGGTTGAAATGGTTGAAGCGCCAAACCATCCATGGTTTGTTGCCTGTCAGTTCCATCCGGAGTTCACTTCAACGCCTCGTTACGGTCATGGCCTGTTCACTGCCTTCATTGAAGCTGCGCTGAAACATCAGGACCAGTAA
- the kdsA gene encoding 3-deoxy-8-phosphooctulonate synthase: MEQKIINVGDVQVANDKPFVLFGGMNVLESRDLAMTIAEHYVKVTEKLGIPYIFKASFDKANRSSVHSYRGPGMEEGLKIFQELKETFGMPIITDVHTEDQCQPVADVVDIIQLPAFLARQTDLVVAMAKTGAVINVKKPQFMSPGQMGNIAEKFAEAGNEKVILCERGTCYGYDNLVVDMLGFRTMKEVSKGLPVIFDATHALQYRDPMGAASGGRRHQVTELSLAGMATRLAGLFIEAHPDPDTARCDGPSALRLSQLEGFLTQIKAIDDTVKSFPELDTH, from the coding sequence ATGGAACAGAAGATCATAAATGTTGGCGACGTTCAGGTGGCCAACGATAAGCCCTTTGTGTTGTTTGGCGGTATGAATGTGCTGGAGTCCCGTGACCTGGCCATGACCATTGCCGAGCATTACGTCAAGGTGACTGAAAAGCTGGGTATCCCCTATATCTTCAAGGCATCTTTTGATAAGGCCAATCGTTCGTCTGTTCACTCTTACCGCGGCCCGGGTATGGAAGAGGGTCTGAAAATCTTTCAGGAGCTGAAAGAGACCTTTGGCATGCCCATTATTACCGATGTCCATACGGAAGATCAGTGTCAGCCGGTGGCCGATGTCGTTGATATTATTCAACTGCCTGCGTTTCTGGCGCGCCAGACCGATCTGGTTGTTGCTATGGCAAAGACCGGTGCTGTGATCAACGTCAAAAAGCCTCAGTTCATGAGTCCGGGGCAGATGGGCAATATTGCCGAGAAGTTTGCCGAAGCCGGTAATGAGAAGGTGATTCTGTGCGAGCGTGGTACCTGCTACGGCTATGACAACCTTGTGGTTGATATGTTGGGATTCCGTACCATGAAAGAAGTCAGCAAGGGTCTGCCTGTGATTTTTGATGCGACTCATGCTCTGCAGTATCGTGACCCGATGGGGGCTGCTTCCGGTGGTCGTCGTCATCAGGTGACCGAGTTGTCTCTGGCGGGTATGGCAACCCGTCTGGCAGGACTGTTTATTGAGGCACACCCTGATCCGGATACTGCGCGTTGCGACGGTCCTTCCGCTTTGCGTCTCTCGCAGCTGGAAGGCTTCCTGACCCAAATCAAGGCGATTGACGACACCGTGAAGTCTTTTCCTGAGCTGGATACTCATTAA
- the eno gene encoding phosphopyruvate hydratase → MSKIVEIKGREIMDSRGNPTVEVDVTLESGAMGRAAAPSGASTGSREALELRDGDKSRYLGKGVLKAVANVNGPIREALLGRDALDQKGLDLAMIELDGTDNKEVLGANAILAVSLAAAKAAATSKNIPLYQHIADLNGTSGQFTMPVPMMNILNGGEHADNNVDIQEFMIQPVSAKTFSEGLRMGAEVFHALKKVLSAKGLNTAVGDEGGFAPNLASNADALAVIKEAVEAAGYKLGSDITLAMDCAASEFYVDGQYNMKGEGKIFSSNEFSDYLAKLCEEYPIISIEDGLDESDWDGFKYQTDILGDKIQIVGDDLFVTNTKILKEGIDKGIANSILIKFNQIGSLTETLEAIKMAKDAGYTAVISHRSGETEDATIADLAVGTAAGQIKTGSLCRSDRVSKYNQLLRIEEVLGEKAPYRGLAEFKRA, encoded by the coding sequence ATGTCTAAGATTGTTGAAATCAAAGGTCGCGAGATCATGGACTCCCGCGGTAACCCAACTGTAGAAGTTGACGTTACTCTGGAATCCGGTGCTATGGGTCGTGCGGCGGCTCCTTCCGGTGCTTCCACTGGTTCCCGCGAAGCTCTGGAACTGCGTGACGGCGACAAGTCCCGCTACCTGGGCAAGGGCGTTCTGAAGGCAGTTGCCAACGTAAACGGCCCAATCCGTGAAGCCCTGCTGGGTCGCGATGCTCTGGACCAGAAAGGTCTGGATCTGGCGATGATCGAGCTGGACGGTACTGACAACAAGGAAGTACTGGGTGCGAACGCTATTCTGGCGGTTTCCCTGGCTGCTGCTAAAGCCGCTGCTACTTCCAAGAACATCCCTCTGTATCAGCACATTGCTGACCTGAACGGTACTTCCGGTCAGTTCACCATGCCTGTTCCTATGATGAACATCCTGAACGGTGGTGAGCACGCTGACAACAACGTAGACATTCAGGAATTCATGATTCAGCCTGTTTCTGCCAAGACTTTCTCTGAAGGTCTGCGCATGGGTGCTGAAGTATTCCACGCTCTGAAGAAAGTACTGTCTGCTAAAGGCCTGAACACTGCAGTAGGTGACGAAGGTGGTTTCGCGCCTAACCTGGCTTCCAACGCTGACGCTCTGGCAGTGATCAAGGAAGCGGTTGAAGCGGCTGGCTACAAGCTGGGTTCCGACATCACTCTGGCGATGGACTGTGCAGCTTCCGAATTCTACGTTGACGGTCAGTACAACATGAAGGGCGAAGGCAAGATCTTCTCCTCTAACGAATTCTCTGACTACCTGGCCAAGCTGTGCGAAGAGTACCCAATCATCTCTATCGAAGACGGTCTGGACGAGTCTGACTGGGACGGCTTCAAGTACCAGACAGACATTCTGGGTGACAAGATCCAGATCGTTGGTGACGACCTGTTCGTAACCAACACCAAGATCCTGAAAGAAGGTATCGACAAGGGTATCGCCAACTCCATCCTGATCAAGTTCAACCAGATCGGTTCCCTGACCGAAACTCTGGAAGCGATCAAGATGGCTAAAGACGCTGGTTACACCGCTGTAATCTCTCACCGTTCCGGTGAAACCGAAGACGCTACCATCGCTGACCTGGCGGTAGGTACTGCGGCTGGCCAGATCAAGACCGGTTCCCTGTGCCGTTCTGACCGTGTGTCCAAGTACAATCAGCTGCTGCGCATCGAAGAAGTTCTGGGTGAAAAGGCTCCATACCGCGGTCTGGCTGAATTCAAGCGCGCTTGA
- a CDS encoding septum formation initiator family protein, giving the protein MQRVVISVLTITFLLLQSQLWFGEGSITELLYTREQIERQQNENERLYRRNRLLAAEVVELQNGLEIVEEQARLDLGMVRKDETFYLIYD; this is encoded by the coding sequence ATGCAACGAGTGGTCATTTCGGTTTTAACCATCACATTTCTTTTACTGCAGTCTCAGCTCTGGTTCGGGGAAGGAAGTATTACAGAACTTCTTTACACCCGCGAGCAGATAGAGCGTCAGCAGAATGAAAATGAACGTCTGTATCGTCGTAACCGCCTGCTGGCAGCGGAGGTTGTCGAGTTGCAGAACGGACTGGAAATCGTTGAAGAGCAGGCCCGTCTTGATCTGGGCATGGTTCGCAAGGACGAAACCTTCTACCTTATCTATGATTAA
- the ispD gene encoding 2-C-methyl-D-erythritol 4-phosphate cytidylyltransferase translates to MTRSREIPRDRLWAIVPAAGVGRRMNADVPKQYLEIQGKTLMEHTLQRLLDFPLLEKIVVVLGADDDYYPEVALLRDPRIILAKGGKERYHSVMNGLAVLDELAEDSDWVLVHDVARPCIRQSDLDWLVKSLETDPVGGLLGMPVRDTMKRSDNDGAVSQTVDRDNLWHALTPQMFRLKPLIDGLGKAMEAGINITDEASAMEFAGHKPRMVEGHGDNIKVTRASDLALASLYLQQQAKLIETV, encoded by the coding sequence ATGACTCGTTCTCGTGAAATTCCCCGTGACAGGCTCTGGGCTATTGTCCCTGCTGCTGGTGTTGGACGTCGCATGAATGCCGATGTGCCCAAGCAGTATCTTGAAATTCAGGGCAAAACCCTGATGGAACATACCCTGCAGCGCTTACTGGATTTTCCGCTATTGGAGAAAATAGTGGTCGTTCTGGGCGCTGATGACGACTACTATCCCGAGGTGGCTCTGCTGCGTGATCCACGCATTATTCTGGCAAAGGGTGGCAAAGAGCGTTATCACTCGGTGATGAATGGTCTGGCCGTGCTGGATGAGCTGGCTGAAGACTCCGACTGGGTACTGGTACACGATGTGGCTCGCCCATGCATTCGCCAGTCGGATCTGGACTGGCTGGTGAAATCCCTTGAAACGGATCCGGTGGGCGGTTTGCTGGGTATGCCGGTGAGAGACACCATGAAGCGATCTGATAATGACGGTGCGGTGTCGCAAACCGTTGATCGTGACAACCTCTGGCATGCTCTGACGCCCCAGATGTTTCGTTTGAAACCGCTGATTGATGGACTGGGCAAGGCAATGGAAGCAGGTATTAACATAACCGACGAAGCCAGTGCTATGGAGTTTGCCGGTCACAAACCCCGAATGGTTGAAGGTCATGGGGACAATATCAAAGTGACCCGGGCCTCGGATCTGGCCCTGGCTTCACTGTATCTTCAGCAACAAGCAAAATTGATAGAGACGGTCTGA